A window of Sagittula sp. P11 genomic DNA:
GCATCCGCATCGGGATGCTCACGCCGTCCTCCAACACCGTGCTGGAACCCTACACCTCGGCGATGTTCGCGCCTTTCGGCGACGCCGCCACCGCGCACTTCGGCCGCTTCCGCGTGGTCGAGATCTCCATGTCGGAGGCGTCGCAGTCGCAGTTCACACTCGAACCGATCCTGGAAGCCGCCGAGCGGCTGGCGGAGGCGAAACCCCACCTGATCGCGTGGAACGGCACCTCGGCCTCGTGGCTGGGGCTGGAGAAGGACCGCGCCCTCTGCGCTGCCATCACCGAGCGGACAGGCGTCCCCGCCACCTCCACGATCCTCGCCTACGACACACTCTTCAGGGCGATGAATGTCCGGCGGCTTGGCGTCGTCACGCCGTATATCGAGGATATCGAGACCCGGATGATCGCGAACTACGCCGCACAGGGGATCGAGGTCACCGCCACCCGGCGGCTCGACGACAAGGGCAACTACAGCTTCGCCACCTACCCGGCG
This region includes:
- a CDS encoding aspartate/glutamate racemase family protein, which codes for MSFDPVDGIRIGMLTPSSNTVLEPYTSAMFAPFGDAATAHFGRFRVVEISMSEASQSQFTLEPILEAAERLAEAKPHLIAWNGTSASWLGLEKDRALCAAITERTGVPATSTILAYDTLFRAMNVRRLGVVTPYIEDIETRMIANYAAQGIEVTATRRLDDKGNYSFATYPAARVGAMVEEVAASEPDAIAIVCTNFRGAPEAARIEEATGIPVLDSVAVTAAHCLRETGLDPSRVTGWGSVFARFAALS